Proteins from a genomic interval of Niabella soli DSM 19437:
- a CDS encoding glutamine--tRNA ligase/YqeY domain fusion protein — translation MNGENKAEEQKSLNFLEEIVEADLASGKYKSIVTRFPPEPNGYLHIGHASSICLNFGLTQQYGGYTNLRFDDTNPVTEDTEYVESIKQDIQWLGFQWKNEFYASDYFDQLYAFAIKLINEGLAYVDDSTSEEIAAQKGTPTQPGRRNQFAERSVAENLELFEAMRDGKYKDGEKVLRAKIDMASPNMIMRDPILYRIKHAHHHRTGDKWNIYPMYDFAHGQSDSIEHITHSVCTMEFVPHREVYNWLIEKLEIYPSHQYEFARRNLSHTVMSKRKLLQLVNEQYVSGWDDPRMPTISGLRRRGYTPESIRDFTGRIGVGKRDNIVELGLLEFCAREHLNKIALRRMVVFDPLKVMLTNYEGTGELLSSENNPEDANGGSREITFSNELYIEREDFMEDPPKKYFRLAPGKQVRLKSAYIIQCDEVVKDETGNIVQLNCTYFPNSKSGEDTSGLHVKGTLHWVNAKDCIPVQVNEYDRLFTVENPSDEEGAFTDYINKDSLKIVEKAWAEPALKAAVVTDRFQFLRKGYFTLDPDSTATHLIFNRTVTLKDSWAKAGSK, via the coding sequence ATGAACGGAGAAAATAAAGCAGAAGAACAAAAAAGTCTGAATTTCCTGGAAGAGATCGTGGAAGCCGACCTGGCGTCAGGGAAATATAAATCAATCGTTACCCGTTTTCCGCCGGAACCCAACGGCTACCTGCATATTGGCCACGCCAGCAGTATTTGTTTGAATTTTGGCCTTACACAACAATACGGGGGCTATACCAACCTGCGGTTTGATGATACCAACCCGGTTACGGAAGATACCGAATATGTAGAGAGCATCAAACAGGACATTCAATGGCTGGGATTTCAATGGAAAAATGAATTTTACGCATCCGATTATTTTGACCAGTTGTATGCCTTTGCAATAAAGCTGATTAACGAAGGCCTGGCCTATGTTGATGACAGCACCAGCGAGGAGATCGCTGCTCAAAAAGGAACGCCCACGCAGCCGGGGCGCCGGAACCAGTTCGCAGAAAGAAGCGTAGCCGAAAACCTGGAGTTGTTTGAAGCCATGCGCGACGGAAAATATAAGGATGGGGAAAAAGTGTTGCGGGCAAAAATCGATATGGCATCCCCCAATATGATCATGCGCGACCCGATCCTGTACCGTATCAAACATGCCCATCATCACCGTACGGGCGATAAATGGAATATTTACCCGATGTATGACTTTGCTCACGGGCAAAGCGATTCTATTGAACATATTACCCATTCCGTTTGCACCATGGAATTCGTGCCGCACCGCGAAGTGTATAACTGGCTGATCGAAAAACTGGAGATCTATCCCTCCCACCAGTATGAGTTTGCGCGCCGTAACCTTTCCCATACGGTCATGAGCAAACGCAAGTTGCTGCAACTGGTGAATGAGCAATATGTGAGCGGCTGGGATGACCCGCGGATGCCTACCATTTCCGGATTAAGAAGAAGAGGCTATACCCCTGAAAGCATCCGGGATTTTACCGGGCGTATTGGAGTGGGAAAAAGAGATAATATTGTGGAATTGGGGTTGCTGGAATTTTGCGCGCGGGAGCATCTTAATAAAATCGCCCTGCGACGGATGGTGGTATTTGATCCGTTGAAAGTGATGCTTACGAATTATGAAGGAACCGGCGAATTGCTGTCTTCAGAAAATAATCCTGAGGATGCCAATGGTGGCAGCAGGGAAATTACTTTCAGTAATGAGTTGTATATAGAGCGGGAAGACTTTATGGAAGATCCACCAAAAAAATATTTCCGCCTGGCGCCGGGCAAACAAGTGCGCCTGAAGAGCGCCTATATTATCCAGTGTGATGAAGTGGTGAAGGATGAGACGGGTAATATTGTTCAGTTGAACTGTACTTATTTTCCCAATAGTAAAAGTGGCGAAGACACCTCTGGGTTGCATGTAAAAGGAACGCTGCATTGGGTGAATGCCAAAGACTGCATACCGGTTCAGGTGAACGAATACGATCGCTTATTCACCGTGGAAAACCCTTCGGATGAAGAAGGTGCATTCACTGACTATATCAATAAGGACTCGTTAAAAATTGTTGAAAAAGCATGGGCCGAACCGGCGCTAAAAGCCGCTGTGGTTACGGACCGCTTCCAGTTTTTACGGAAAGGTTATTTTACGCTGGATCCGGACAGCACCGCCACGCACCTGATCTTTAACCGCACGGTTACTTTAAAGGACAGTTGGGCAAAAGCGGGCAGTAAGTAA
- a CDS encoding cupin domain-containing protein: protein MAFFFDKLIAPFNTEAFFNAYHEKDLLHIQRNNTDYYKDVLTASELSAFLDRQDIFYPSLRIVRDGKEIPSGEYTLKGVPIGHHKKDGIVNTEKAFALFNDGATLVVQAGQRYFDHLSACCMELSRRFNAPVQANLYLTPNKSQGFNPHWDTHDVFVLQLSGTKTWHLYGFEKELPTKSQGFVSNDYSKQPLQTIQLAPGDFLYVPRGYVHDAVADDGISAHITIGILSFTWVRYFAELFGQLENEKTFREAIPFWRSDIESIVKEKTALLKNTIDQLDAEDVLKKLTAQYEKIQPQALHNYFGSLLQLDKLHEDSVIRLNREVFFERGMQNGQVYVKCFGKIISFPQSLKPVIDIIFETTSVTLRELPGEIDPDSKRALIIKLIKEGVVHLLERH, encoded by the coding sequence ATGGCCTTCTTTTTTGATAAATTAATTGCTCCGTTTAATACGGAGGCATTTTTTAACGCCTATCATGAAAAGGACCTGTTACATATTCAGCGAAATAATACTGATTATTATAAAGACGTTCTTACCGCTTCCGAGCTCTCTGCCTTCCTGGACCGGCAGGATATTTTTTATCCATCATTAAGAATTGTGAGGGACGGCAAGGAAATCCCTTCGGGAGAATATACGCTAAAGGGTGTTCCCATTGGTCATCACAAGAAAGATGGTATTGTTAATACGGAAAAAGCATTTGCCTTATTTAATGATGGCGCTACGCTGGTTGTACAAGCGGGGCAGCGGTATTTTGACCATTTGTCGGCCTGCTGCATGGAGCTCTCCCGCAGGTTTAATGCACCGGTTCAGGCAAACCTGTATCTTACTCCCAATAAATCGCAGGGATTTAATCCGCATTGGGATACGCACGACGTTTTTGTACTGCAGCTCTCGGGCACAAAGACCTGGCATTTGTACGGATTTGAAAAGGAACTACCAACGAAAAGCCAGGGGTTTGTGAGTAATGATTATTCCAAACAGCCCCTGCAAACGATCCAACTGGCCCCCGGCGATTTTCTTTATGTACCCCGGGGCTATGTGCACGATGCGGTTGCGGACGACGGGATATCGGCGCATATTACCATCGGGATTTTATCCTTTACCTGGGTGCGCTATTTCGCAGAATTATTTGGTCAGTTAGAAAATGAAAAAACATTCAGGGAAGCGATTCCATTCTGGCGGAGCGATATAGAAAGCATCGTAAAGGAAAAAACCGCATTGTTAAAAAATACAATCGATCAACTGGATGCGGAGGACGTGTTGAAAAAGCTAACCGCTCAATACGAAAAAATACAGCCGCAGGCATTGCATAATTATTTTGGAAGCCTGCTGCAATTGGATAAGCTACATGAGGACTCCGTGATACGGCTAAACCGGGAAGTGTTTTTTGAGCGGGGCATGCAGAACGGCCAGGTATATGTCAAATGTTTTGGAAAGATTATCAGCTTTCCGCAATCTTTAAAACCGGTTATTGACATAATATTTGAAACTACCAGTGTTACCCTGCGGGAACTGCCGGGTGAAATAGACCCGGACAGCAAACGGGCTCTCATAATTAAATTAATTAAAGAAGGCGTGGTGCATCTGTTAGAGCGCCATTAA
- a CDS encoding sucrase ferredoxin, which yields MSKKQTENVFFCSAASRYFKEDIHGTAANYNGFILLEHFDPFPEKINAAHFDQQFIASLQDLAKRKKAKLLLIRNRSSNTRTCHLLYVDCLRQRYLRLSANTADVAAIRLEHYMEHPGTIWESDPFFVVCTNGKKDKCCAKFGFPVFKFIENHESRVAVFESTHVGGDRFAANVVCMPVGIYYGRVMVEDVDPILEATSRRQIYYPNYRGSCTRSFFHQSIECLLRERLNDFSLGFAMSIESVAEEANRFRVIASTVNTSFQLTIRKETIPYPYLLTCKASKTGTITKYLPEAIEKI from the coding sequence TTGAGTAAGAAACAAACAGAGAACGTATTTTTTTGCAGCGCGGCTTCCAGGTATTTTAAAGAAGATATTCATGGAACCGCAGCTAATTACAATGGATTTATCCTGCTGGAGCATTTTGATCCGTTTCCGGAAAAAATAAACGCAGCTCATTTTGATCAGCAGTTTATAGCCAGCCTGCAGGATCTTGCAAAACGTAAAAAAGCAAAGCTGTTGCTGATAAGGAACAGGAGCAGTAATACCCGGACCTGTCATCTTTTATACGTAGATTGTTTACGGCAACGTTACCTGCGGTTAAGCGCCAATACCGCAGATGTAGCGGCCATCCGGCTTGAGCACTACATGGAACATCCGGGAACCATTTGGGAATCAGATCCGTTTTTTGTGGTATGCACTAATGGGAAAAAAGATAAATGTTGCGCCAAGTTCGGATTCCCTGTTTTCAAGTTTATTGAAAATCATGAAAGCCGGGTTGCTGTTTTTGAGAGCACACACGTTGGGGGCGACCGGTTTGCTGCAAATGTGGTGTGTATGCCGGTAGGTATTTATTACGGCCGTGTAATGGTGGAAGATGTAGATCCGATCCTGGAAGCAACAAGCCGCCGGCAAATTTATTATCCTAATTACCGGGGGAGCTGCACCCGGTCGTTTTTTCATCAATCGATAGAGTGCCTGTTACGGGAGCGGCTGAACGATTTTTCGCTCGGTTTCGCAATGAGCATAGAATCAGTAGCAGAGGAAGCAAATCGTTTCCGTGTTATTGCCTCAACCGTAAATACCAGCTTTCAGCTAACCATTCGCAAAGAAACCATTCCTTACCCGTATCTGCTTACCTGCAAAGCATCCAAAACGGGAACTATTACCAAGTATCTGCCGGAAGCCATCGAAAAAATTTAA
- a CDS encoding iron-sulfur cluster-binding domain-containing protein: MDTTIIKKLKIINVVTETNDAKTFIVEPMEGWGPVYKAGQFITLVFYNHLGEQRRSFSISSSPDTDNFLSFTVKKLDNGEFSRQLVYKATIGTILLSSGIGGFFVLPKTTTGKVFCFLAAGSGITPCYALIKTLLTTTKEKVILLYSNRSEKDTIFYEALKNLQASYSERFIIYFKFSDHEKVLHRRLSHYVLTDFIENNLGAAKAHTSFYICGPYDYMVMADISLKSNGVLKQQIFKEDFFPFKNVLHPKPPDTAAHKVLFYIAGRRYEVTVQYPHTITAAAKRAGIAVPYSCESGQCGSCVATCTSGKIWMAYNEVLTEEELAKGRVLTCQGYPVEGDATVVF; the protein is encoded by the coding sequence ATGGATACCACAATTATAAAAAAACTGAAGATCATAAATGTTGTAACGGAAACCAATGATGCCAAAACGTTTATCGTGGAACCAATGGAAGGATGGGGGCCGGTGTACAAAGCGGGTCAGTTTATTACGCTTGTTTTTTACAATCATTTGGGAGAACAACGCCGCTCCTTTTCTATTTCCTCCAGTCCGGATACTGATAATTTTCTATCCTTTACCGTTAAGAAATTAGACAATGGAGAGTTCAGCAGGCAACTGGTCTATAAAGCAACGATAGGAACGATTTTGCTTTCTTCTGGCATCGGCGGTTTTTTTGTATTGCCCAAAACTACAACCGGGAAGGTATTCTGTTTTCTTGCAGCAGGCAGCGGTATTACGCCTTGTTATGCGCTTATAAAAACGCTACTAACCACCACGAAGGAAAAAGTGATCCTGCTGTATAGCAATCGCTCGGAAAAAGACACTATTTTTTACGAGGCGTTAAAAAACCTGCAGGCAAGCTATAGTGAACGGTTTATCATTTATTTTAAGTTTAGCGATCACGAAAAAGTGCTGCATCGAAGACTGAGCCATTATGTGCTGACGGACTTTATAGAAAATAATTTGGGCGCAGCGAAAGCCCACACCAGCTTCTATATATGCGGGCCCTATGATTATATGGTGATGGCGGATATTTCACTAAAAAGCAATGGCGTATTAAAACAACAAATTTTCAAAGAGGATTTTTTCCCTTTTAAAAACGTGTTACATCCGAAACCGCCTGATACGGCGGCTCACAAGGTGCTGTTTTATATTGCCGGACGCCGTTATGAAGTAACCGTCCAATATCCGCATACCATCACCGCGGCGGCAAAAAGGGCGGGCATTGCGGTTCCGTACAGTTGCGAATCGGGGCAATGCGGCAGTTGTGTGGCAACCTGTACCAGCGGAAAAATATGGATGGCCTATAATGAGGTGCTGACCGAAGAGGAATTGGCTAAAGGGCGCGTGCTAACCTGCCAGGGATATCCTGTTGAAGGGGATGCAACAGTAGTCTTTTGA
- a CDS encoding Gfo/Idh/MocA family protein translates to MKREKLRVGMIGGGKDAFIGAIHRLAQNMDGQIELCCGALSVHPEVAKESGEMLFLPDDRIYSSYEEMIKKESELPADKRMHFVSIVTPNFVHFAPAMLALEHGFHVVIEKPMVFSLDEARQLQKKVKDSGLLLCLTHTYTGYPMVKQARQMVAEGAFGKIRKIYVEYPQGWLSRLTEREGNAQAAWRTDPSKSGKSGCMGDIGTHAANLAEYITGQKIIKMCADLNTIVEGRRLDDDGAVLLKFDQGASGVLIASQVAAGEENALKIKIYGEKGGLEWHQQEPNTLLVKWLDAPTQVYRAGNGYLGNYAKHNTRTPGGHPEGYLEAFANHYRNFAETLRARLNNETPSKESLDFPSVDDGVRGMAFIDNVVASANSDQKWWDFEM, encoded by the coding sequence ATGAAAAGAGAAAAACTGAGGGTAGGTATGATTGGTGGGGGCAAAGATGCTTTTATCGGCGCCATACATCGCCTGGCGCAGAATATGGATGGACAAATCGAATTGTGTTGCGGGGCGTTAAGCGTGCATCCGGAAGTGGCCAAAGAATCGGGGGAGATGCTTTTTTTGCCTGATGACCGCATCTATTCCAGTTATGAGGAAATGATAAAAAAGGAAAGTGAATTACCGGCAGACAAACGTATGCACTTTGTATCCATTGTTACGCCCAATTTTGTGCACTTTGCACCGGCGATGCTGGCACTGGAGCACGGCTTTCATGTGGTAATTGAAAAACCGATGGTGTTTAGCCTGGATGAAGCCAGGCAATTGCAAAAAAAAGTAAAAGATTCCGGGCTGCTGCTTTGCTTAACCCATACTTATACGGGCTACCCTATGGTAAAGCAGGCGCGGCAAATGGTAGCGGAAGGCGCATTTGGGAAAATAAGAAAAATATATGTAGAATATCCGCAGGGCTGGCTCAGCCGGCTGACCGAACGGGAAGGGAATGCCCAGGCGGCCTGGCGTACGGACCCGTCAAAGAGCGGCAAAAGCGGTTGTATGGGCGATATAGGGACCCATGCTGCTAACCTTGCGGAATATATAACCGGACAGAAAATAATAAAGATGTGCGCAGACCTGAATACAATCGTTGAAGGCCGCCGGCTGGATGACGATGGCGCAGTATTATTGAAATTTGACCAGGGTGCCTCAGGAGTACTGATCGCGAGCCAGGTGGCTGCCGGTGAGGAGAATGCCCTGAAAATAAAAATATATGGAGAAAAGGGCGGACTGGAGTGGCACCAGCAGGAGCCCAATACCCTGCTGGTAAAATGGCTGGATGCGCCTACGCAGGTGTATCGAGCGGGTAACGGCTACCTCGGCAACTACGCTAAACATAATACCCGTACACCCGGGGGGCATCCGGAAGGCTACCTGGAGGCTTTTGCCAATCATTACCGGAATTTTGCGGAGACCTTGCGTGCCCGGCTGAATAATGAAACGCCTTCAAAAGAAAGCCTCGATTTCCCGTCTGTTGATGATGGCGTTAGGGGAATGGCTTTTATCGACAACGTAGTTGCTTCGGCAAATTCGGATCAGAAATGGTGGGATTTTGAGATGTAA
- a CDS encoding YoaK family protein, which yields MFRHRGRARTLVHNLKLASLLSFVAGIVNVAGFFSVQRLTTNVTGHFAYFADEVVKQHFFTAGLYLLYIICFLLGAFFSNLLIELTSKVNQRYANAIPVLAELVLLTVVAVLPATIMQRYADSVVCTLLFTMGLQNALVTKISDSVVRTTHLTGLFTDLGIELSQLFFYRRPEQLSRLNASVKLRFAIISFFFLGGVIGGLGYTRYNNRILFLAIGCLFVGIIYSDVRYRYLLLKKKHIK from the coding sequence ATGTTTAGACACAGGGGCAGGGCCCGTACATTAGTGCATAACCTGAAGCTGGCTTCGCTGCTTTCTTTTGTTGCGGGCATTGTAAATGTGGCCGGTTTTTTCTCCGTGCAGCGATTAACAACAAATGTAACGGGGCACTTTGCCTATTTTGCCGACGAAGTAGTAAAACAGCATTTTTTTACGGCCGGGCTTTATCTCCTGTACATCATTTGTTTTTTGCTGGGCGCTTTTTTCTCTAATCTGCTGATTGAGCTTACATCCAAAGTGAATCAGCGTTATGCCAATGCAATACCGGTGCTGGCGGAACTGGTATTGCTTACGGTTGTTGCAGTGCTGCCGGCAACTATCATGCAGCGCTATGCCGATAGTGTCGTATGCACGTTACTATTTACCATGGGATTGCAAAATGCACTGGTTACAAAAATCTCTGATTCCGTAGTACGAACCACCCACCTCACAGGACTGTTTACCGACCTGGGTATTGAATTGTCTCAGCTATTTTTTTACCGCAGACCAGAGCAACTGAGTCGTTTAAACGCCTCCGTAAAATTGCGCTTTGCTATTATTAGCTTTTTTTTCCTGGGCGGTGTGATCGGCGGCCTGGGTTACACCCGGTATAATAACCGGATCTTATTCCTCGCTATTGGCTGTTTATTTGTCGGGATCATTTACAGCGATGTCCGGTATCGTTATCTGCTCTTAAAAAAGAAACATATTAAGTAG
- a CDS encoding TolC family protein: MRNKLIKILPAVAGIILLLVKPAAAQRILTLDEAIATALQNNYDIQLSRNDSLVAAIDYSYRNTAFLPTLNGAAGYTKNNNNQKQTLADKSERKSNGIKSNNVQANVALNWVLFDGLKMFATRDKAAALLASGSYTAREQVINTIAAVISNYYAIARNKQLIAATDVQIDLNAERAKLAQNKLDIGVGAKPDVLQSKVDLNSQKALRMQQVTQVEQLKEQLAQAMNSKITGASFDIPDTIPLTSTLNLGDLQEGIEQTSPALLLARSQVDVAGYALKESKAELLPTLSFNSMYNFSRTNNQKVINQFSPLFNQSNGYNYGLSANIPIFNRFAARRDIKQSKLLLNMQQLNYESQRSQLNLAIVNAYKSYDEQKRALKLEEENILLAKENVSIVFETYKLGMATLVQLREAQLSLAQAYDRLIAARYNAKVSEIELMRLKGVILKQDAAH; encoded by the coding sequence ATGAGGAATAAGCTTATTAAAATACTTCCTGCCGTTGCAGGTATTATACTGTTACTGGTGAAACCTGCGGCAGCACAGCGCATCCTTACACTTGATGAAGCAATTGCAACCGCTTTACAGAACAATTATGATATCCAGCTTTCCCGGAATGATTCGTTGGTTGCCGCAATTGACTACAGTTACCGGAACACAGCTTTTCTGCCCACACTAAATGGGGCAGCCGGTTATACCAAAAACAATAATAACCAGAAACAAACGCTGGCGGACAAATCAGAGCGAAAATCAAACGGGATCAAGAGTAACAATGTACAGGCCAATGTGGCACTGAACTGGGTGTTGTTCGACGGATTGAAAATGTTTGCCACACGAGACAAAGCCGCTGCGCTGCTAGCTTCCGGATCCTATACCGCCCGAGAGCAGGTCATTAACACCATCGCCGCTGTTATCAGCAATTATTATGCAATTGCCCGCAACAAACAATTAATAGCCGCCACGGATGTGCAGATCGACCTGAATGCTGAGCGCGCTAAACTGGCGCAAAACAAGCTGGATATTGGCGTGGGCGCCAAGCCGGATGTGCTCCAGAGCAAAGTAGACCTTAACAGCCAGAAGGCTTTGCGCATGCAGCAGGTAACCCAGGTAGAACAATTGAAAGAACAACTGGCCCAGGCGATGAACAGCAAAATAACCGGCGCTTCGTTCGATATACCGGATACTATTCCCCTTACCTCGACGCTGAATCTTGGAGATCTGCAGGAAGGGATCGAACAAACCAGTCCGGCCCTGCTGCTGGCCCGCTCCCAGGTGGATGTTGCCGGCTATGCTTTAAAAGAAAGCAAGGCGGAGCTACTGCCTACGCTCTCTTTTAATTCCATGTACAATTTCAGCAGAACCAATAACCAGAAAGTGATCAACCAGTTCTCCCCTTTGTTTAACCAGAGCAATGGTTACAACTACGGGCTGAGCGCTAATATTCCTATCTTCAACCGGTTTGCCGCGAGAAGGGATATTAAGCAAAGCAAACTATTATTGAATATGCAGCAGCTCAATTATGAAAGCCAGCGTTCCCAACTGAACCTGGCGATCGTAAATGCCTATAAAAGCTATGATGAGCAAAAACGTGCCCTGAAACTTGAAGAGGAAAATATCCTGCTGGCAAAAGAAAATGTATCGATCGTTTTTGAAACGTACAAATTAGGCATGGCTACTTTAGTACAACTGCGCGAAGCGCAACTAAGCCTGGCCCAGGCCTACGACCGCCTGATCGCCGCCCGGTATAATGCCAAAGTTTCTGAGATAGAATTAATGCGCTTGAAAGGCGTTATCCTGAAACAGGACGCCGCGCATTGA